One window from the genome of Halostella litorea encodes:
- a CDS encoding AAA family ATPase, with protein sequence MTDTHGPETAGPSNREADPTPLSVDAAARAGNAIIDNVKEVIVGHHDEIEHVLTAVLADGHVLVEDVPGVGKTMLARALSRSIDCSFSRVQFTPDLLPSDITGVNVFNQKTREFEFQPGPVFANFVLGDEINRAPPKAQSALLEAMAERQVTVDGDTRPLPDPFTVVATQNTVEGGRTYELPMAEVDRFTKKIHLGYPDQDEEARMLDRVVGGHPIEELEAVTDVETVRRARATASAVTVSEPVRAYASRIAGYTRDHASLGVSPRGSIALLRSAQARAVLAGRDYVVPDDVQAEAPTVLAHRIRTADGDPDAGARVVREALESVPVE encoded by the coding sequence ATGACCGACACACACGGACCGGAGACGGCAGGACCGTCGAACCGGGAGGCCGACCCGACCCCGCTCTCGGTCGACGCCGCCGCCCGTGCGGGCAACGCGATCATCGACAACGTCAAGGAGGTGATCGTCGGGCACCACGACGAGATCGAGCACGTCCTCACCGCCGTCCTCGCCGACGGCCACGTGCTGGTCGAGGACGTGCCCGGCGTCGGCAAGACGATGCTCGCCCGGGCGCTGTCGCGCTCCATCGACTGCTCGTTCAGCCGGGTACAGTTCACGCCGGACCTCCTGCCCTCCGACATCACCGGCGTCAACGTGTTCAACCAGAAGACCCGCGAGTTCGAGTTCCAGCCCGGCCCCGTCTTCGCCAACTTCGTCCTCGGCGACGAGATAAACCGCGCGCCGCCGAAGGCCCAGAGCGCGCTGCTTGAGGCGATGGCCGAGCGCCAGGTCACCGTCGACGGCGACACCCGCCCGCTCCCCGACCCCTTCACCGTCGTCGCCACGCAAAACACCGTCGAGGGCGGCCGGACGTACGAACTGCCGATGGCGGAGGTCGACCGCTTCACGAAGAAGATCCACCTCGGCTACCCGGACCAGGACGAGGAGGCGCGGATGCTCGACCGCGTCGTCGGCGGCCACCCGATAGAGGAACTGGAGGCCGTCACCGACGTCGAGACGGTCCGCCGGGCGCGGGCGACGGCGTCGGCCGTGACGGTCAGCGAACCGGTCCGGGCGTACGCGAGCCGGATCGCCGGCTACACCCGCGACCACGCGAGCCTCGGCGTGAGCCCGCGCGGCTCCATCGCCCTCCTGCGCTCGGCGCAGGCCCGGGCCGTGCTCGCCGGCCGGGACTACGTGGTGCCGGACGACGTGCAAGCCGAAGCGCCGACCGTCCTCGCCCACCGGATCCGGACGGCCGACGGCGACCCGGACGCCGGCGCTCGCGTCGTCCGGGAGGCGCTGGAGTCCGTCCCGGTCGAATGA
- a CDS encoding zinc ribbon domain-containing protein: MTEDASLTDFADGTESGDADPADPASDATADDANPDGAEAGDVEADDPTDEPAPATSTYGWSPDGEPCPECGRTVERRWRDGDRLVCADCKAW; encoded by the coding sequence GTGACCGAGGACGCTTCCCTGACCGACTTCGCGGACGGCACGGAGTCGGGCGACGCGGACCCGGCCGACCCGGCGAGCGACGCGACGGCGGACGACGCGAACCCGGACGGAGCGGAGGCCGGCGACGTGGAGGCCGACGACCCCACCGACGAGCCGGCTCCCGCCACTTCGACCTACGGCTGGTCCCCCGACGGCGAACCCTGTCCCGAGTGCGGGCGGACCGTCGAGCGCCGCTGGCGCGACGGCGACCGGCTCGTCTGTGCCGACTGCAAGGCGTGGTAA
- a CDS encoding 5,10-methylenetetrahydromethanopterin reductase, with amino-acid sequence MIGIELTPEHSLDRVADLAARAEAAGFEAVLASCHYNNRDPFVALSRIAAATDDVAVGPAAANPYDTHPVKLASAVATVDEVSDGRGVFGVAAGDRSTLANLGYDSDRPLRRVLEAFKVAQRLWDGETVTHDGTFEATDAALNYDAGDIPVYVGAQGPHMVRMSAKHADGVLLNASHPDDFAWAAERVEEGLAERPADRGEFDFTAYASVSVAEDEAAAREAARPPVAFIAGGAAPPVLQRHGIDEELAGDIGASIEAGEFREAFAAVTPAMIDAFSVAGTEESVAERLAEILEYADGVVVGAPLGPELETAVSLAGAALDRATRG; translated from the coding sequence GTGATCGGGATCGAACTCACCCCCGAGCACTCGCTCGACCGCGTCGCGGACCTGGCGGCGCGCGCCGAGGCCGCGGGGTTCGAGGCCGTGCTGGCGAGTTGTCACTACAACAACCGCGACCCGTTCGTCGCGCTGTCGCGGATCGCCGCCGCCACCGACGACGTGGCGGTCGGCCCCGCCGCGGCGAACCCGTACGACACCCACCCCGTGAAGCTGGCGTCAGCGGTCGCCACCGTCGACGAGGTCAGCGACGGCCGCGGCGTGTTCGGGGTCGCGGCCGGCGACCGGTCGACGCTCGCGAACCTCGGCTACGACTCCGACCGGCCGCTCCGGCGCGTGCTGGAGGCGTTCAAGGTCGCACAGCGGCTCTGGGACGGGGAGACCGTCACCCACGACGGAACGTTCGAGGCGACCGACGCCGCGCTGAACTACGACGCCGGCGACATCCCCGTCTACGTCGGCGCGCAGGGGCCACACATGGTCCGGATGAGCGCGAAACACGCCGACGGCGTCCTGCTGAACGCCTCCCACCCGGACGACTTCGCGTGGGCGGCCGAGCGCGTCGAGGAGGGGCTGGCCGAGCGCCCGGCCGACCGCGGCGAGTTCGACTTCACGGCGTACGCGAGCGTCAGCGTCGCCGAGGACGAGGCGGCGGCCCGGGAGGCCGCCCGCCCGCCGGTCGCGTTCATCGCCGGCGGCGCGGCCCCGCCGGTGTTGCAGCGCCACGGGATCGACGAGGAACTGGCCGGCGATATCGGCGCGTCGATCGAGGCCGGCGAGTTCCGCGAGGCGTTCGCGGCGGTGACGCCCGCGATGATAGACGCGTTCTCGGTCGCCGGGACGGAGGAGTCGGTAGCCGAGCGGCTGGCGGAGATACTGGAGTACGCCGACGGCGTCGTCGTCGGCGCGCCGCTGGGGCCGGAGTTAGAGACCGCCGTCAGCCTTGCCGGGGCGGCGCTCGACCGAGCGACTCGGGGATGA
- a CDS encoding coenzyme F420-0:L-glutamate ligase: MEVFAVPGLPEVRRGDDLAALIEDRMDVRDDDVVVVASTVVSKAEGRAADLSAFPAGDRAEAIAERLASITGEEKDPRFAQAVIEESEALLTEAPFLLAKTRFGHVGVNAGIDRSNVPDADLLLLPEDPDASAERIRANLSADAAVVVTDTSGRPFRHGQRGVAVGYAGMPASRDWRGETDRDGHELEATVESVVDELAAAANLVTGEGDGGKPVAVVRDWEFGDHGGSDELFRDREADLVRQALEAWEYEP; this comes from the coding sequence ATGGAAGTGTTCGCTGTCCCGGGACTCCCGGAGGTGCGGCGGGGCGACGACCTCGCCGCGCTGATCGAGGACCGGATGGACGTCCGGGACGACGACGTGGTCGTGGTCGCAAGCACCGTCGTCTCGAAGGCGGAGGGCCGGGCCGCCGACCTGTCGGCGTTCCCGGCCGGCGACCGCGCCGAGGCTATCGCCGAGCGCCTGGCGTCGATCACCGGCGAGGAGAAGGACCCGCGCTTCGCACAGGCCGTCATCGAGGAGAGCGAGGCGCTGCTCACGGAGGCCCCGTTCCTGCTCGCGAAGACGCGCTTCGGCCACGTCGGCGTCAACGCGGGGATCGACCGGTCGAACGTGCCCGACGCGGACCTGCTCTTGCTCCCCGAGGACCCCGACGCGAGCGCCGAGCGGATCCGGGCGAACCTCTCGGCCGACGCCGCGGTCGTCGTCACCGACACCAGCGGGCGGCCGTTCCGTCACGGGCAGCGCGGCGTCGCCGTCGGCTACGCCGGGATGCCGGCCAGCCGCGACTGGCGCGGCGAGACCGACCGCGACGGCCACGAACTGGAGGCCACCGTCGAGTCGGTCGTCGACGAACTGGCCGCGGCGGCCAACCTCGTCACCGGCGAGGGCGACGGCGGCAAACCCGTCGCGGTCGTCCGGGACTGGGAGTTCGGCGACCACGGCGGCAGCGACGAACTGTTCCGCGACCGCGAGGCGGACCTCGTGCGCCAGGCGCTGGAGGCGTGGGAGTACGAGCCGTGA